A genomic stretch from Pieris napi chromosome 18, ilPieNapi1.2, whole genome shotgun sequence includes:
- the LOC125058541 gene encoding uncharacterized protein LOC125058541 encodes MANFDTERFIIEVENRRGLWDLASNDYSNKDVKRQLWLEVVDIFGGESMEDKEKAELGITLQKRWKNLRDCFTRELRRLKDVKSGSAAKRKSQYTYFNQLLFLKSVLDTNATENSLEEASQENESARSSDLETQQSASKSLRTKRKKKIPNEESDTDPLISVLHKTIATTQNDSNCDRLFLLSLLERFQTIPAAMKTKAKMEIMEIIEKYQPNYSGYSTTNRISDDSNYSDTHTHYSDISQNSEMIDLFPNLND; translated from the exons ATGGCCAATTTCGACACGGAAAGGTTCATAATTGAAGTTGAAAATAGAAGAGGTTTATGGGATTTAGCATCAAATGATTACTCCAATAAAGATGTTAAGCGGCAGTTGTGGCTTGAAGTGGTCGATATATTTGGCGGTGAATCCATGGAAGATAAAGAAAAGGCAGAACTtg GCATTACTCTCCAAAAAAGATGGAAAAACCTTAGAGACTGTTTCACAAGAGAGCTGCGCCGTCTTAAAGATGTCAAAAGTGGTTCTGCTGCAAAACGTAAATCACAATACACCTATTTCAACCAATTACTGTTTTTGAAATCAGTGCTGGACACAAACGCAACAGAAAATAGTCTCGAAGAGGCAAGTCAAGAAAATGAAAGTGCAAGATCTTCTGATCTTGAGACTCAACAGTCTGCATCAAAGTCGCTTAGAACAAAaaggaagaaaaaaataccaaacGAAGAATCCGATACAGACCCTCTAATTTCAGTTCTGCATAAGACCATAGCGACTACACAGAATGATTCAAATTGTGACAGACTGTTTCTTTTATCCCTCCTCGAAAGATTTCAAACAATCCCTGCTGCAATGAAGACCAAAGCGAAAATGGAAATCATggaaattatagaaaaataccaaCCGAACTATTCAGGTTATTCTACTACCAACAGGATATCAGATGATTCAAATTACAGCGATACTCATACTCATTATTCTGATATTTCTCAAAATTCAGAAATGATAGACCTATTTCCCAATTTGAATGATTAA
- the LOC125058540 gene encoding protein ALP1-like — translation MWTAEKFAVDFQGCVKMDVQKIITLTVLVYLLRKRKRKISRKRQFWVHPLLCERKTKGLYYTYFLDLKMYEKRFFNYMRMSTNTFNLLLDTIKPKITGTGNNYRKCIPAEEKLVITIRYLATGCSLSHISHEYRIGLPTVSEIVFDVCEAIWEILKPIVMPQLTRDKWIQTAEGFQKYAQFPNCIGAIDGKHIRVIKPQHSGSLYYNYKNYFSIVLLAICDVNYKFLYVDIGAYGKCSDSSIYKDSVFYHRLLNNDLDIPSNNPIKENGQSMPFVLVGDEAFSLSEHMMRPYAGRNLNNVKTNFNYRLSRARRYIECTFGILANKWQILHRPLNVKKEFAVVIIKALCVLHNFVRERDGYDFKDTLTVPEALLEIPACLPNRANRTSTEYRDIFANYFSTDGRLPWHNL, via the exons ATGTGGACGGCCGAAAAATTTGCAGTCGACTTCCAAGGATGTGTCAAGATGGACGTGCAGAAGATAATCACGCTAACTGTGCTTGTGTATTTACTACGAAAACGAAAACGGAAGATTTCACGTAAAAGACAGTTTTGGGTGCATCCATTACTTTGCGAGAGAAAGACTAAAggattatattatacttattttttggatttaaaaatgtatgagaAGAGATTCTTTAATTACATGAGAATGTCAACGAATACTTTTAACCTGTTACTGGATacaataaaaccaaaaattaCTGGAACTGGTAACAACTATCGGAAATGCATTCCAGCAGAAGAAAAATTAGTAATAACAATAAG gtaTTTGGCTACTGGGTGTTCTTTATCTCATATAAGTCATGAATACCGTATAGGGCTTCCTACAGTATCGGAAATAGTATTTGATGTTTGTGAAGCAATATGGGAGATATTAAAACCAATTGTGATGCCACAATTGACCAGAGATAAGTGGATTCAAACGGCTGAAGGTTTTCAAAAATACGCCCAATTTCCTAATTGCATCGGAGCCATCGACGGCAAGCACATTAGAGTTATCAAACCACAACATTCGGGATCtctttattacaattacaagaattatttttcaatcgtGTTACTTGCAATATGtgatgtaaattataaatttctttacGTAGATATTGGAGCATACGGCAAATGCAGTGATTCGTCAATTTACAAAGACTCTGTATTTTATCATAGGCTTTTAAATAATGATCTCGATATTCCGAGCAATAACCCCATCAAAGAAAATGGCCAATCAATGCCGTTCGTTTTAGTGGGTGATGAGGCGTTTTCACTATCGGAACATATGATGCGACCGTATGCTGGGAGAAACTTGAATAATGTAAagactaattttaattatcgacTATCCCGTGCCCGCCGCTATATTGAATGTACATTTGGAATATTAGCCAATAAATGGCAGATTCTTCACCGACCCCTAAACGTCAAGAAAGAATTTGCAGTTGTGATTATAAAAGCTCTATGTGTGCTTCATAATTTTGTGCGAGAAAGAGACGGATATGATTTCAAGGACACGTTAACTGTACCAGAGGCTTTATTAGAAATACCTGCATGTTTACCTAATAGAGCAAATAGAACATCAACCGAATATCGAGATATATTCGCAAACTACTTCAGTACCGATGGTCGCTTGCCCTGGcacaatttgtaa
- the LOC125058542 gene encoding uncharacterized protein LOC125058542 — MHTNYFRGASTIAKIVRTVCRAIWKHLSSQNIPPITKQVLEDVAIEFDKKANFPNCIGALDGDEAFSISNNVMRPYSGKHLSVQQRVYNYRLSRARRYVECAFGILANKWRIFHRSMNVQYEFATDIIKACCVMHNFVLNRDGVQATDDIIFDDSDLQMLHLPTANENNLSPHLIRNDFCNYFSSDVGALSWQLNKI, encoded by the exons ATGCATACGAATTACTTCCGAGGAGCAAGTACAATAGCAAAAATTGTAAGGACAGTTTGTCGCGCCATATGGAAACATCTATCAAGTCAAAATATACCTCCTATAACAAAACAGGTTCTAGAAGATGTCGCTATTGAGTTTGACAAGAAAGCAAATTTTCCTAACTGCATAGGAGCTCTTGATG gaGATGAAGCATTCTCAATTTCGAATAACGTCATGCGCCCTTACTCAGGAAAACATTTGTCGGTACAACAAAGAGTTTACAATTATCGACTGAGTCGTGCCCGAAGATATGTCGAGTGCGCTTTTGGCATCCTAGCCAATAAATGGCGCATATTTCATCGATCTATGAATGTGCAATACGAATTTGCGACAGACATTATCAAGGCATGTTGTGTAATGCACAACTTTGTTTTGAATCGAGATGGAGTACAAGCGACCGATGACATTATCTTTGATGATTCTGATCTGCAAATGTTGCATTTGCCCACagcaaatgaaaataatttaagccCACATCTAATACGGaatgatttttgtaattacttTTCCAGTGATGTTGGCGCCCTAAGTTggcaattaaacaaaatatga